A region of uncultured Draconibacterium sp. DNA encodes the following proteins:
- a CDS encoding family 43 glycosylhydrolase, with amino-acid sequence MRRNKNLQLLALFFLVFFSACTTSENYEAYLFTYFTGNGPGEEAIRFAVSEDGFNYRALNNNQPVLDNDDICSTGGVRDPHILRGDDGAFYMVVTDLYVTDMGWKNYAMVLLKSEDLINWQSSVVNIPETFPDEFGDVWRVWAPQSIYDEEAGKYMVYFSMKQGDDPDIIYYAYANEDFTALEAAPKQLLFSPTNNACIDADIIKKDGKFYMFHKSESGEPGIKLAISDKLTEGYEYPSLERVDKETERVEGSGVFKLNNSDDWILMYDVYGVGRYQFTKSADLQHFTIIDEAISMNFHPRHGTVLPITDAELKSLIAKWGKMDDPLVEATAPGLKKQNVNIDSEKRIIRFPVKRGIDIAAFDPQFETFSGVSVSPAGPQDFSAGPVQYTIEMEGVGKQTYSAIASEDHNPVLDGFYADPDVLYSEKTGKYYIYPTSDGFHNWGGYYFKTFSSENLVDWKDEGIILNLREDVSWADHNAWAPCIIEKKIAGEYKYFFYFCGRQKIGVAVADNPEGPFVDSGEPLINWKPDGINRGQEIDPDVFTDPISGKSYLYWGNGYLAGAELNDDMVSIKMNTLTVMTPDNTYREGVYVIYRDGTYYFMWSEDDTRSPNYKVRYATSKSPLGELTIPENNIVIQKDLEKGILATGHNSAIQVPGKDEWYLVYHRFTYPKGKDMGYRAGFNREVCIDKLEFDANGNIIEVKPTLEGIQPVK; translated from the coding sequence ATGAGACGCAATAAAAATTTACAGCTGTTAGCACTATTCTTTTTGGTATTCTTTTCAGCTTGTACTACTTCTGAAAATTACGAAGCTTATTTGTTTACTTACTTTACTGGTAATGGTCCGGGAGAAGAGGCGATTCGCTTTGCCGTAAGCGAGGATGGTTTTAATTACCGGGCATTAAATAACAACCAGCCGGTATTGGATAACGACGATATCTGCTCAACCGGTGGGGTGCGCGACCCGCATATTTTGCGCGGTGATGATGGTGCCTTTTATATGGTGGTTACCGATTTGTATGTAACCGATATGGGCTGGAAAAACTATGCCATGGTTTTACTGAAATCAGAGGATTTGATTAACTGGCAATCGTCGGTGGTGAATATTCCGGAAACTTTTCCTGATGAGTTTGGCGATGTTTGGCGCGTTTGGGCACCGCAAAGCATTTACGATGAGGAAGCCGGAAAATATATGGTTTACTTTTCGATGAAACAGGGTGACGATCCGGATATTATCTACTATGCATACGCCAACGAAGATTTTACCGCTTTAGAAGCCGCACCAAAACAATTGTTGTTCAGCCCAACCAACAATGCCTGTATCGACGCTGACATAATAAAAAAAGATGGGAAATTCTATATGTTTCACAAATCGGAAAGTGGTGAGCCGGGAATTAAGCTGGCCATCTCGGATAAACTGACGGAAGGTTATGAATATCCGAGCCTGGAACGTGTTGACAAGGAAACGGAAAGAGTTGAAGGTTCAGGTGTTTTTAAACTTAATAATTCTGACGATTGGATTCTGATGTATGATGTTTACGGTGTGGGCAGATACCAGTTTACAAAAAGTGCCGATCTGCAACATTTTACAATAATCGACGAAGCTATTTCAATGAATTTTCATCCTCGCCACGGAACGGTGCTGCCCATCACAGATGCCGAGTTAAAAAGCTTGATTGCAAAATGGGGTAAGATGGATGATCCACTGGTAGAAGCTACCGCCCCCGGATTAAAAAAACAAAACGTAAACATCGACAGCGAAAAAAGAATCATTCGTTTCCCGGTAAAAAGGGGTATTGATATTGCTGCCTTTGATCCTCAATTCGAAACATTTTCGGGGGTAAGTGTATCGCCAGCTGGGCCACAGGATTTTTCTGCCGGACCGGTTCAGTACACTATAGAAATGGAAGGTGTTGGGAAGCAGACGTACAGTGCCATTGCTTCGGAAGACCATAACCCCGTGTTGGATGGATTTTACGCCGATCCGGATGTATTGTATTCTGAAAAAACAGGCAAATACTACATCTACCCAACCAGCGACGGATTTCATAACTGGGGCGGTTATTACTTTAAAACCTTCTCATCAGAAAACCTGGTCGATTGGAAAGATGAAGGAATAATTCTGAACCTGCGCGAAGATGTTAGTTGGGCCGATCACAATGCATGGGCGCCTTGTATTATCGAAAAGAAAATTGCTGGCGAGTACAAATATTTCTTTTATTTCTGCGGGAGACAAAAAATTGGTGTTGCTGTTGCCGATAATCCTGAAGGCCCGTTTGTTGACAGTGGCGAACCATTGATCAACTGGAAACCTGATGGTATTAACAGAGGTCAGGAAATTGATCCGGATGTATTTACCGACCCAATCAGCGGGAAAAGTTACCTCTATTGGGGAAATGGTTACCTGGCAGGTGCGGAGCTAAACGACGATATGGTATCGATAAAAATGAATACCCTGACAGTGATGACGCCCGACAATACCTACCGTGAAGGAGTGTATGTGATATACCGAGACGGAACCTATTATTTTATGTGGTCAGAAGACGATACCCGCAGTCCTAACTATAAAGTGCGTTACGCAACAAGTAAATCTCCGTTGGGAGAACTTACTATTCCTGAAAACAATATCGTCATTCAAAAAGATCTTGAAAAAGGAATTCTGGCAACCGGTCATAATTCGGCCATCCAGGTGCCTGGAAAAGATGAGTGGTATTTGGTGTATCATCGCTTTACTTACCCCAAAGGAAAAGATATGGGTTACCGTGCCGGTTTTAACCGCGAGGTGTGCATCGATAAACTGGAGTTTGATGCCAACGGTAATATTATTGAAGTGAAACCTACTTTGGAAGGAATACAACCAGTAAAGTAG
- a CDS encoding alpha-L-arabinofuranosidase C-terminal domain-containing protein, with translation MKFRAIIFLMAICSQSLFAQKHFEVDVSKTGAEVQPDMYGVFFEDINFGADGGLYAELIKNRSFEFDQPFVGWLPFGNVEVKSEDPCFERNPNYVRLNETGLRRGTGLENNGFRGIGYKKNDSYRFSFYARSLDGAEKKFGIELVSSGEEVIGRGELLVSGNNWEKYQCVIKSDATDAKGKVRLFLKTAGEVDVDHISMFPRETWLNRENGLRKDLVEALYELNPGVFRFPGGCIIEGNTLETRYQWKNSMGPVENRPLNENRWNYTFKHRFFPDYYQTYGLGFYEYFLLSEDLGAEPLPVISCGLACQYESEECVHVDDLEPYIEDAVDLIEFANGPVDSEWGKVRAEMGHPEPFNLKYLAIGNEQWGEGYVERLIPFMEVLREKHPEIKIIGTAGPTPDGEKFDYLWPKMTELEVDLVDEHYYRSPEWFLANAERYDSYDRNGPKVFAGEFASHHETRDNNLRAAISEAAFMTGLERNADIVQLATYAPLFAHYDAWQWKPDMIWFDNLQVVRTPNYYVQQMYGHNTGTNVLNITADGANITGQDSLYASAVIDENTSEVIVKVVNASGEVQDITIDLNGLKRTFENAEVKITCLHSNQPEAINTREAPNTLVPTHSSVWANESGFKLKAMGNAFYVCRVKIDK, from the coding sequence ATGAAGTTTAGAGCGATTATTTTTTTGATGGCCATTTGTAGCCAGAGTTTATTTGCCCAAAAACATTTTGAAGTTGATGTAAGTAAAACAGGAGCAGAAGTACAGCCGGATATGTACGGTGTGTTTTTCGAAGACATAAATTTCGGTGCCGATGGCGGTTTATATGCCGAGTTAATTAAAAACCGTTCGTTTGAGTTCGACCAGCCATTTGTGGGTTGGTTGCCATTCGGAAATGTGGAAGTGAAGAGTGAAGATCCATGTTTCGAACGCAATCCGAATTACGTTCGTTTAAACGAAACAGGTTTGCGACGCGGTACCGGACTTGAAAATAATGGTTTCAGAGGAATTGGCTATAAAAAGAACGATTCGTATCGTTTTTCGTTTTACGCCCGCTCGTTAGATGGTGCTGAGAAGAAATTCGGAATTGAGTTGGTTAGCTCCGGCGAAGAAGTGATCGGAAGGGGAGAATTGCTGGTATCGGGCAATAACTGGGAAAAATATCAATGTGTTATTAAATCGGATGCTACCGATGCAAAAGGTAAAGTTCGTTTGTTTTTGAAAACGGCCGGTGAAGTTGATGTGGATCATATTTCGATGTTCCCACGCGAAACCTGGCTTAACCGCGAAAATGGTTTACGCAAAGACCTTGTAGAAGCACTTTATGAACTGAATCCCGGAGTATTTCGTTTCCCCGGCGGATGTATCATCGAAGGAAATACGCTTGAAACCCGTTACCAATGGAAGAACAGTATGGGCCCGGTTGAAAATCGGCCGTTGAATGAAAATCGTTGGAATTATACTTTTAAGCATCGTTTCTTCCCCGATTATTACCAAACTTATGGTTTAGGTTTTTACGAGTACTTTTTGCTGAGCGAAGATCTGGGGGCTGAGCCACTTCCTGTAATTAGTTGTGGATTGGCGTGCCAGTACGAAAGCGAAGAATGTGTGCATGTTGATGACTTGGAACCCTATATTGAAGATGCGGTAGATTTGATTGAATTTGCCAACGGACCGGTTGACTCGGAATGGGGAAAAGTACGTGCAGAAATGGGACACCCTGAGCCTTTTAACCTAAAATACCTGGCCATTGGAAACGAGCAATGGGGCGAAGGTTATGTGGAGCGTTTAATTCCGTTTATGGAAGTGCTTCGTGAAAAACACCCGGAGATAAAAATCATTGGTACAGCTGGCCCTACGCCTGACGGAGAAAAATTCGATTACCTGTGGCCAAAAATGACAGAGCTGGAAGTTGATTTGGTTGATGAACATTATTATCGTAGTCCGGAATGGTTTTTGGCAAATGCCGAGCGTTACGACAGCTACGACCGCAACGGGCCAAAAGTATTTGCAGGTGAATTTGCTTCGCACCACGAAACCCGCGACAACAACCTGCGTGCGGCAATCTCAGAAGCTGCTTTTATGACCGGTTTGGAACGCAACGCCGATATCGTTCAACTGGCAACTTACGCGCCGCTTTTCGCACATTACGATGCCTGGCAGTGGAAACCCGATATGATTTGGTTTGATAACCTGCAAGTGGTGCGTACACCCAATTATTATGTGCAACAAATGTATGGGCACAACACCGGAACAAATGTGTTAAACATTACTGCTGATGGGGCAAATATTACCGGACAGGATAGTCTGTACGCCAGCGCGGTAATCGATGAAAATACTTCTGAAGTGATCGTGAAAGTGGTAAATGCTTCTGGTGAGGTGCAAGATATTACTATCGATTTAAATGGCTTGAAACGCACATTTGAAAACGCTGAAGTTAAAATTACCTGTTTACACAGCAATCAGCCCGAAGCAATTAATACACGCGAAGCACCGAATACTTTGGTGCCGACTCATTCATCGGTTTGGGCTAACGAAAGTGGCTTTAAACTGAAAGCAATGGGGAATGCATTTTATGTGTGCCGTGTAAAGATAGATAAGTAA
- a CDS encoding ABC transporter permease gives MNYINLTKIATTALKRNQFRAILTMLGIIIGVGSVIAMLSIGESSKQSIREEMSDMGTNMLFVMPGQQRRGGVMMGNSNTKTLTLKDVDALRKEAKNITEVSPQVSTSGQAVNGNNNWPTTIYGVDASYLDIRKYELEDGRIFTDKEIKSLAKVCIVGQTVVENIFTSGIDPIGQTIRFGGIPLKVIGVLKEKGQNGMGQDQDDMILAPYTSVQRRMLAITHIQSIYASAVSEEQSNAAIYEMETILRQQHKLKEGEQDDFQVRSQAEMVEMVSTVTDMLTLLLGAVAGISLLVGGIGIMNIMFVSVTERTKEIGLRMSVGGRGFDIMMQFLIEAVMLSILGGIIGIMFGTALSYLASFALNMPFVVDTQAVGLSFLVCSVIGIFFGWYPARKAANLDPIDAVRHE, from the coding sequence ATGAACTATATAAATCTCACAAAAATAGCAACCACTGCCCTGAAAAGAAACCAGTTCAGGGCTATCCTTACCATGCTGGGTATTATTATCGGTGTTGGTTCGGTAATCGCGATGCTTTCCATTGGTGAATCATCAAAACAAAGCATCCGCGAAGAAATGTCGGATATGGGAACCAACATGCTTTTTGTAATGCCTGGCCAGCAACGACGAGGTGGTGTAATGATGGGTAATTCAAATACAAAAACGCTGACCCTAAAAGACGTTGATGCACTGCGAAAGGAAGCGAAGAATATCACAGAAGTATCGCCACAGGTAAGCACCAGCGGACAGGCGGTTAACGGCAACAACAACTGGCCAACCACTATTTACGGCGTTGATGCATCGTATCTCGACATCCGAAAATACGAATTGGAAGATGGTCGCATTTTTACCGATAAAGAAATAAAGTCGTTGGCAAAAGTCTGCATTGTTGGGCAAACTGTTGTTGAAAATATTTTTACCAGCGGAATTGATCCAATCGGGCAAACCATTCGTTTTGGCGGAATACCGTTAAAAGTAATTGGCGTATTAAAAGAAAAAGGCCAGAACGGGATGGGCCAGGATCAGGACGATATGATCCTGGCTCCTTACACATCGGTGCAGCGCCGAATGCTGGCAATAACACACATTCAATCGATTTATGCCTCGGCGGTTAGCGAAGAGCAATCGAATGCTGCCATTTATGAAATGGAAACGATTTTGCGCCAGCAGCACAAATTAAAAGAAGGGGAGCAAGATGATTTTCAGGTACGTTCGCAAGCCGAAATGGTTGAAATGGTATCGACAGTTACCGATATGCTCACCTTGCTTTTAGGAGCCGTTGCAGGAATATCGTTGCTGGTTGGCGGTATCGGAATTATGAATATCATGTTTGTGTCGGTTACCGAACGAACCAAAGAAATCGGGCTGCGCATGTCGGTTGGCGGACGTGGATTTGATATCATGATGCAATTCCTGATCGAAGCAGTAATGCTAAGCATCCTGGGAGGTATTATCGGAATAATGTTTGGAACCGCACTCTCCTACCTGGCGTCATTCGCACTAAACATGCCTTTTGTGGTCGACACTCAGGCTGTGGGATTATCCTTCCTTGTTTGTAGCGTAATCGGTATATTTTTCGGCTGGTACCCTGCACGCAAAGCAGCCAACCTCGACCCGATTGATGCAGTACGACATGAATAA
- a CDS encoding ABC transporter ATP-binding protein, translating into MSKAIIKVSDLRKDYHVGEMTVHALRGVDMEIHEGDFAAIMGASGSGKSTMLNILGCLDKPSFGEYQLDGVNMGEMNKNQLAGLRNNKLGFIFQSYNLLPRTTALENVELPLFYNSKVRTKERKERAIHALEQVGLADRMNHMPNQLSGGQQQRVAIARSLVNDPVVILADEATGNLDTRTSYEIMELFQRLNDNGKTIVFVTHESDIARFMKRNIVFRDGRIQKKSLVTDRFNATQLIEALPVEEDYES; encoded by the coding sequence ATGAGTAAAGCAATTATAAAAGTATCAGATCTGCGAAAAGATTATCATGTTGGTGAAATGACCGTACATGCGCTTCGCGGCGTTGATATGGAAATTCACGAAGGAGACTTTGCCGCCATTATGGGAGCCAGCGGCTCGGGTAAATCTACCATGCTTAACATCCTGGGTTGTCTCGACAAACCAAGCTTTGGCGAATATCAGCTCGATGGCGTGAACATGGGAGAAATGAACAAAAATCAGCTGGCAGGACTACGCAACAATAAACTGGGATTTATTTTTCAGTCGTACAACCTGCTGCCTCGCACAACTGCGTTGGAGAATGTGGAACTACCGCTTTTCTATAATTCAAAAGTAAGAACTAAAGAAAGAAAAGAACGTGCCATACACGCGTTGGAACAGGTAGGATTGGCCGACCGGATGAATCATATGCCCAATCAGTTATCCGGCGGACAACAGCAACGTGTGGCCATTGCCCGCTCGCTGGTAAACGACCCGGTGGTTATTCTTGCCGACGAGGCAACCGGTAACCTCGACACCCGCACTTCCTACGAAATTATGGAACTATTTCAGCGACTGAACGATAACGGTAAAACCATTGTATTTGTAACGCACGAATCGGACATTGCCCGTTTTATGAAACGCAACATCGTTTTCAGAGATGGCAGAATACAAAAGAAATCATTGGTTACCGATCGATTTAATGCTACACAACTAATCGAAGCCCTTCCGGTAGAAGAGGATTATGAATCTTAA
- a CDS encoding TolC family protein, which produces MNRIKSIFFLIAISLPTLLFAQNDTANKTWSLNDCIDYALTQNVSVRQSILTNVSNELNKNQAEANKLPSLSASARQNFSWSKSEDLLTGASDFSGNNNTSYGLNSNITVYNAQRLNNLIKQAELDMQSGIYDSETIKESISLSILNAFLQVVFLDENVNNAQNQLDATTEQLKLSEARLQAGVISRSDYLQVKSQLANEKLSLANAKSNYAISKVSLMQLMELPVDENFEVLRPDLEELSNKNLTPIASEVYATALAIKPQIKSAGYQKESAALNEKIAAAGFYPTISADAGLSTGYSSYNTADYFGQLGDQFTPSVGVSVSIPIFQKKQIKTSVAQAKIGYSNAELREIDTKNQLRKEVEQACVDVISAQIEFEANKESYSSYEESYELAQEKFNNGLINSVDFLFERNNLISAESQLLQSKFNLIFSYKILDFYQGNPITL; this is translated from the coding sequence ATGAATAGAATAAAATCAATCTTCTTCCTAATCGCAATTAGTCTCCCGACTTTGCTATTCGCTCAGAACGACACAGCAAATAAGACCTGGAGTCTAAACGATTGTATCGATTACGCCTTAACGCAAAACGTTTCGGTACGTCAGAGTATTCTGACCAATGTTTCAAACGAACTCAACAAAAATCAGGCGGAAGCCAACAAACTACCATCGTTAAGTGCTTCGGCACGCCAGAATTTTAGCTGGTCGAAATCAGAAGATCTGCTTACCGGCGCTTCTGATTTTTCGGGTAACAACAACACCAGCTATGGATTAAATTCAAACATTACTGTCTACAATGCTCAACGTTTGAATAACCTGATTAAACAGGCCGAGCTGGATATGCAAAGTGGAATTTACGATTCGGAGACCATTAAAGAGTCAATATCGCTGAGCATTTTAAATGCCTTTTTGCAGGTTGTATTTTTAGATGAGAATGTAAATAATGCACAAAACCAGTTAGATGCCACCACCGAACAACTCAAGCTGTCGGAAGCTCGTTTACAGGCCGGTGTTATTTCGCGTTCCGATTATCTGCAGGTAAAATCGCAACTGGCAAACGAGAAACTGAGTTTGGCAAACGCAAAAAGCAACTATGCCATTTCGAAAGTTAGCCTGATGCAATTAATGGAGCTACCCGTTGACGAAAACTTTGAGGTGCTTCGTCCGGATCTCGAGGAGTTAAGCAATAAAAATCTTACTCCGATAGCCTCGGAGGTTTACGCTACGGCACTGGCCATTAAACCGCAAATTAAAAGTGCCGGGTACCAAAAAGAAAGTGCTGCGCTGAATGAAAAAATTGCTGCCGCAGGTTTTTATCCAACCATCAGTGCCGATGCGGGTTTGTCAACCGGTTATTCGAGCTACAACACAGCCGATTATTTCGGACAATTGGGCGATCAGTTCACTCCTTCGGTTGGAGTTTCAGTGTCCATCCCTATTTTCCAGAAAAAGCAAATTAAAACGAGCGTTGCGCAGGCAAAAATTGGTTACAGCAATGCAGAATTAAGGGAAATAGATACAAAAAACCAATTACGCAAAGAAGTGGAACAGGCTTGTGTTGATGTAATTTCAGCGCAAATTGAATTTGAAGCCAATAAAGAAAGTTATTCTTCATACGAGGAATCGTACGAACTGGCGCAGGAAAAATTCAACAACGGGTTGATCAACTCGGTTGATTTCCTTTTCGAGCGAAACAACCTAATCTCCGCTGAAAGTCAGCTCTTACAATCTAAATTCAACCTCATATTCAGCTATAAAATCCTCGATTTCTATCAGGGCAATCCAATCACTTTATAA
- a CDS encoding efflux RND transporter periplasmic adaptor subunit: MKKKTIIIIALLLIVLVSAALVLKPKKVDVDQIDIQTAKAEQGNISNIVESTGTLEAITTVEVGTQVSGIVDKIFVDYNSYVKKGELLAKIDTTNLAAQLEQSQASLDNAKAELEYQQATYNRMAPLNDKQLISQTDYDQLIYNLNRAKASYNNAMAQHKRNQINLDYALIYSPIDGVVLNKEVEEGQTVAASFNTPTLFTIANDLTQMQVEADIDEADIGQIKEGQRVEFTVDAYPETVFEGKVTQLRWEPTVTNNVVTYTIIIDAPNPDYKLMPGMTATIQVYVLEKNDILVVPSKALRFHPNPKLLMSYMSQQGKPEMPEMPEGQAPPAMGSMPPQAANGATMVWVKEGANIHPVPVKIGLNDDINAEILSGIKSGQEVVLNMTQKGANLAAARPGGNPFMPGPPPGRR, translated from the coding sequence ATGAAAAAGAAAACAATCATCATTATCGCATTACTGCTTATCGTTCTGGTATCGGCAGCCTTAGTTTTAAAACCGAAAAAGGTTGATGTAGACCAGATTGATATTCAAACTGCAAAAGCAGAACAGGGAAACATTAGCAACATTGTAGAATCAACCGGAACACTGGAAGCCATTACAACAGTTGAAGTGGGTACGCAGGTTTCGGGAATTGTTGACAAAATTTTTGTTGATTACAACTCGTATGTAAAAAAAGGCGAGTTGCTGGCTAAAATCGACACCACAAACCTTGCTGCACAACTGGAACAAAGCCAGGCTAGTTTAGATAATGCAAAAGCCGAACTCGAATACCAGCAGGCTACTTACAACCGTATGGCGCCGCTGAACGACAAACAATTGATCTCCCAAACCGATTACGACCAGCTAATATACAATCTGAACAGAGCGAAAGCGAGTTACAACAACGCCATGGCGCAGCACAAACGCAACCAAATTAACCTGGATTATGCGTTAATATACTCGCCAATCGATGGAGTTGTTTTGAATAAAGAAGTGGAAGAAGGACAGACTGTTGCAGCAAGTTTTAACACACCTACCCTTTTTACTATTGCCAACGACCTTACCCAAATGCAAGTTGAGGCCGACATTGATGAAGCCGACATAGGCCAGATTAAAGAAGGCCAACGTGTTGAATTTACAGTGGATGCTTACCCTGAAACGGTGTTTGAAGGAAAAGTTACTCAATTGCGCTGGGAGCCAACAGTTACCAACAATGTGGTTACCTATACCATTATTATCGATGCGCCAAACCCGGATTACAAACTGATGCCGGGAATGACAGCCACCATTCAGGTTTATGTGTTGGAGAAAAACGATATACTGGTTGTACCGAGTAAAGCCTTGCGTTTTCACCCCAACCCCAAATTACTGATGAGCTATATGAGTCAACAAGGCAAACCGGAAATGCCGGAGATGCCGGAAGGACAAGCTCCACCTGCCATGGGAAGCATGCCACCACAAGCTGCTAACGGAGCAACAATGGTTTGGGTAAAAGAAGGCGCCAATATTCATCCTGTTCCGGTAAAAATTGGACTGAACGACGATATTAACGCTGAAATCCTCTCGGGAATAAAAAGCGGACAAGAAGTTGTGTTAAACATGACACAAAAAGGAGCAAATTTAGCTGCGGCACGACCAGGTGGTAATCCATTTATGCCAGGCCCTCCTCCGGGAAGAAGGTAG